From Plectropomus leopardus isolate mb chromosome 17, YSFRI_Pleo_2.0, whole genome shotgun sequence, a single genomic window includes:
- the pmp22a gene encoding peripheral myelin protein 22a, which produces MLLILLGVLLLHLIILILLIVSTAASAWSVGGDRSTDLWYSCMTTNGGYHCKPASSDDWIQAVQALMILSLLFCFFSLIAFVFQLFKLVKGGRFFFTAIFQILASVFVMCAAIIYTVMSPDDGTGSTQFGYAYVLAWVAFPLCLISGLIYIVLRKKE; this is translated from the exons ATGCTGCTCATCCTGCTCGGAGTGCTTCTTTTGCACCTCATCATCCTCATTCTTCTCATCGTGTCTACGGCAGCTAGC GCCTGGTCTGTAGGTGGGGATAGGAGCACAGATCTATGGTACAGTTGCATGACAACTAATGGAGGCTACCACTGCAAGCCAGCCAGCAGTGACG ACTGGATCCAGGCAGTACAAGCCCTCATGATCCTCTCCCTGctcttctgcttcttctccCTCATCGCATTCGTGTTCCAGCTCTTCAAACTGGTCAAGGGCGGACGCTTCTTCTTCACCGCCATCTTCCAGATCTTGGCCA gtgtgtttgtgatgtgcGCAGCGATTATCTACACTGTGATGAGTCCAGATGATGGAACCGGCAGCACACAGTTCGGCTATGCCTATGTGCTGGCCTGGGTGGCTTTCCCTCTGTGTCTCATCAGCGGCCTCATTTATATTGTCCTGAGAAAGAAGGaatga